A window from Gopherus evgoodei ecotype Sinaloan lineage unplaced genomic scaffold, rGopEvg1_v1.p scaffold_266_arrow_ctg1, whole genome shotgun sequence encodes these proteins:
- the LOC115640261 gene encoding olfactory receptor 6N1-like, producing the protein MTDRDWGNQTAIKEFIILGFRNLPDLQIPLFLMFQVTYMATVAGNTLIVVLIVADQHLQTPMYFFLGNLSCLETCYTSTILPRLLASLLTGDKTISVSACITQLYFFGSLACTECYLLAGMSYDRYLAICKPLRYSTLMNNRFCLQLAAGSWLNGFLATAIFVLFLSQLIFCGPNEIDHFYCDSIPLMELSCSDTHQVIFLAFILVSVFTLPPFLLTLTSYVCIIATILRIPFTTGKQKAFSTCSSHLIVVTIFYASIMTVYLLPKRDILRDLNKVVSLCYTVLTPLVNPLIYSLRNREVKETLCKAVSKYVAFTKTCKNT; encoded by the coding sequence ATGACAGACAGAGACTGGGGAAACCAAACGGCCATCAAAGAATTCATCATTCTGGGATTCAGGAATCTCCCTGACCTGCAGATTCCTCTCTTCCTGATGTTCCAAGTGACCTACATGGCAACCGTGGCTGGGAACACACTCATTGTGGTTCTCATTGTGGCTGACCAGCACCTTCAAacacccatgtacttcttcctgggcaacttgtcctgcttggagacctgctacacctcaaccatcctgcccaggttgctggccagtctcctgactggggacaaaaCCATCTCAGTCAGTGCCTGCATCACACAACTGTATTTCTTTGGTTCCCTGGCATGTACAGAATGCTATCTCTTGGCAgggatgtcttatgatcggtatttagcgatatgTAAACCCCTGCGCTATTCAACTCTTATGAATAACAGGTTTTGCCTCCAATTGGCTGCTGGGTCATGGTTAAATGGTTTTTTGGCTACTGCCATCTTTGTCTTATTCCTATCGCAGTTAATATTCTGTGGCccaaatgaaattgaccatttctattGTGATTCCATTCCACTGATGGAACTCTCCTGCAGTGATACCCACCAGGTCATATTTTTGGCTTTCATATTAGTTTCTGTATTCACCCTGCCTCCATTCCTACTAACCCTGACATCCTACGTGTGCATTATcgccaccatcctgagaatccctttcaccactgggaaacaaaaggccttttccacctgttcctctcacctcattgtggtgacaattttctatgcaTCCATAATGACTGTGTACCTGCTACCGAAACGTGATATACTGAGAGACCTGAACAAAGTGGTCTCTCTTTGCTACACGGTCCTGACTCCGCTGgtaaaccccctcatctacagcctgagaaacagagaggtcaaggaaaCCTTGTGCAAAGCAGTCAGTAAATATGTGGCTTTCACCAAAACATGCAAAAACACCTAG